In a genomic window of Chaetodon trifascialis isolate fChaTrf1 chromosome 8, fChaTrf1.hap1, whole genome shotgun sequence:
- the LOC139334921 gene encoding tubulin alpha-1B chain-like, giving the protein MRECISIHVGQAGVQIGNACWELYCLEHGIQPDGQMPSDKTLGGGDDSFNTFFSETGAGKHVPRAVFVDLEPTVIDEVRTGTYRQLFHPEQLITGKEDAANNYARGHYTIGKEIIDLVLDRIRKLADQCTGLQGFLVFHSFGGGTGSGFTSLLMERLSVDYGKKSKLEFSIYPAPQVSTAVVEPYNSILTTHTTLEHSDCAFMVDNEAIYDICRRNLDIERPTYTNLNRLISQIVSSITASLRFDGALNVDLTEFQTNLVPYPRIHFPLATYAPVISAEKAYHEQLSVAEITNACFEPANQMVKCDPRHGKYMACCLLFRGDVVPKDVNAAIATIKTKRTIQFVDWCPTGFKVGINYQPPTVVPGGDLAKVQRAVCMLSNTTAIAEAWARLDHKFDLMYAKRAFVHWYVGEGMEEGEFSEAREDMAALEKDYEEVGVDSIEGEGEEEGEEY; this is encoded by the exons ATG cGTGAGTGTATCTCCATCCACGTTGGTCAGGCTGGTGTCCAGATTGGCAATGCCTGCTGGGAGCTTTACTGCCTGGAACATGGGATCCAGCCAGACGGACAGATGCCCAGTGATAAGACTCTCGGTGGAGGAGATGATTCCTTCAACACCTTCTTCAGTGAGACTGGAGCTGGAAAGCACGTCCCCAGAGCTGTTTTTGTGGACCTGGAGCCCACTGTGATCG ATGAGGTGCGCACTGGGACCTACCGCCAGCTGTTCCACCCTGAGCAGCTGATCACTGGGAAGGAGGATGCTGCCAACAACTACGCCCGTGGACACTACACCATCGGCAAAGAGATCATCGACCTGGTGCTGGACAGGATCCGCAAACTG gctgaCCAGTGCACTGGCCTTCAGGGCTTCCTGGTTTTCCACAGCTTCGGAGGTGGCACCGGCTCTGGCTTTACCTCCCTGCTGATGGagcgtctgtctgtggactACGGCAAGAAGTCCAAGCTGGAGTTCTCCATCTACCCTGCTCCACAGGTGTCCACCGCTGTGGTGGAGCCCTACAACTCCATCCTGACCACCCACACCACCCTGGAGCACTCTGACTgcgccttcatggtggacaacGAGGCCATCTACGATATCTGCCGCAGGAACCTCGACATCGAGCGTCCCACTTACACCAACCTGAACAGGCTGATCAGTCAGATtgtgtcctccatcactgcGTCCCTTCGTTTCGATGGTGCCCTCAATGTTGATCTGACAGAGTTCCAGACCAACTTGGTGCCATATCCCCGTATCCACTTCCCTCTTGCCACCTATGCCCCCGTCATCTCCGCTGAGAAGGCTTACCATGAGCAGCTCTCAGTGGCTGAGATCACCAACGCCTGCTTcgagccagccaatcagatggtgAAATGCGACCCTCGCCACGGCAAGTACATGGCTTGCTGCCTGCTGTTCCGTGGTGATGTGGTGCCCAAAGATGTGAATGCTGCCATTGCCACCATCAAGACCAAGCGCACCATCCAGTTTGTGGACTGGTGCCCCACTGGTTTCAAGGTCGGCATCAACTACCAGCCGCCCACTGTCGTTCCTGGTGGAGACCTGGCCAAGGTCCAGAGGGCCGTGTGCATGCTGAGCAACACCACTGCTATTGCAGAGGCCTGGGCTCGCCTTGACCACAAGTTTGACCTGATGTACGCTAAGCGTGCCTTTGTTCACTGGTATGTGGgtgaggggatggaggagggagagttcTCTGAGGCCAGAGAGGATATGGCAGCTCTGGAGAAGGATTATGAGGAGGTTGGAGTCGACTCCAttgagggtgagggagaggaggaaggagaggagtaTTAA
- the pmelb gene encoding premelanosome protein b codes for MRTSVVLLLLLAVASHTAAKPKNRFTRYPSWNTKMYPIWKDGDPRYKDSWKGGRVSFNVGNDSPTLTGAKVTFTIDLEFPHNQKVQPDGDVVWAEDCIVNGTKYHKSEPVYPTQNTDWEALFPDGTPVKKDKKPNYVFVWKTWGQYWQVADGPSSSLTIGTDEIPLGSYTMDIVIYHYRSKEKFIPLGYASTQFSITDQIPFAVSLDQVNDIMAGDMRFIQNRAIAFTITLHDPSEYLSNADITFNWDFGDESGALISRELTVTHTYISSGSFKPQVVIQAVIPDKACDPPVDTPTKTPGPPSDQGTTVKAPALASAVPLLVSTKATGLNVNMVPSDTEEDNTEDEASTASNAQPGQEAPTVANTPSIVNHHLPAESEAPAGLGADTKRTLTLTGRATMVVVPKRDADDKPSDDDCVIYRYGSFCTGIEVFEGIEKVEIVQMDNAVMATPEMDRNVLDVTVTCQGSLPKEVCSVILDAECLRPIETACNMVEPSKECQLVLRHFFNDSGVYCINVSMANDVSLAAASAKVNVDMGSGLSSPGTVAAVLGVLVFVLAVGVVAYSYKRFKSYRPLKEDMIVSSGPQPGRAHSCSAASMFWSLLKRRGAVDDCPLLQDRPV; via the exons ATGAGGACGTCTGTcgttctgctgctgttgctggctgtagcttcacacactgcagcaa AGCCCAAAAACCGTTTCACTCGCTACCCGTCATGGAACACTAAGATGTACCCAATCTGGAAAGATGGAGACCCCCGATACAAAGACTCCTGGAAAG GTGGAAGAGTGAGTTTCAACGTGGGGAACGATTCACCGACGCTGACCGGAGCCAAAGTCACCTTCACCATCGACTTGGAGTTCCCACACAACCAGAAGGTGCAGCCTGATGGAGACGTTGTTTGGGCTGAAGACTGCATCGTCAATG GAACAAAGTACCACAAGTCTGAACCAGTGTACCCAACTCAGAACACAGACTGGGAGGCCCTTTTCCCTGATGGGACACCAGTTAAGAAGGACAAGAAGCCGAACTACGTGTTTGTGTGGAAGACGTGGG GTCAGTACTGGCAGGTGGCAGAtggcccctcctcctccctgaccATCGGTACAGATGAGATCCCGCTGGGCTCCTACACCATGGACATTGTCATCTACCACTACAGGAGCAAGGAGAAGTTCATTCCTCTGGGATATGCCTCCACTCAGTTCTCCATCACTG ATCAAATCCCCTTCGCCGTCTCTCTGGACCAAGTGAACGACATCATGGCCGGAGACATGCGCTTCATCCAGAACAGGGCGATCGCCTTCACCATCACCCTCCACGATCCCAGCGAGTACCTCAGTAACGCAGACATCACCTTCAACTGGGACTTTGGGGATGAGAGTGGAGCCCTCATATCCAGAGAGCTCACCGTCACTCACACCTACATCAGCTCAGGCTCATTCAAGCCTCAGGTGGTGATCCAGGCCGTCATCCCAGATAAGGCCTGCGACCCACCGGTTGATACTCCAACCAAGACCCCTGGCCCACCTTCTGACCAGGGCACCACAG TAAAAGCTCCTGCACTGGCATCTGCTGTCCCCTTACTGGTTTCCACCAAGGCAACTGGTCTGAATGTCAACATGGTTCCTTcggacacagaggaggacaacaCTGAGGACGAGGCCTCCACTGCCTCCAACGCTCAGCCTGGACAGGAAGCACCTACAGTCGCCAACACCCCTTCTATTGTCAACCACCACCTGCCCGCTGAGAGCGAAGCTCCGGCCGGCCTTGGAGCAG ATACGAAGCGAACACTGACACTCACCGGCCGAGCTACCATGGTCGTGGTCCCTAAGAGGGATGCTGACGATAAACCCTCCGATGACGACTGTGTCATATACCGTTACGGCTCCTTCTGCACTGGCATTGAAGTGTTTG AGGGCATTGAGAAAGTGGAGATCGTGCAAATGGACAACGCTGTGATGGCAACACCTGAAATGGACAGAAATGTTTTGGACGTCACCGTTACCTGCCAGGGCAG CCTTCCCAAAGAGGTGTGCAGCGTGATCCTGGATGCAGAGTGCTTGAGGCCGATTGAGACAGCGTGCAACATGGTGGAGCCCTCCAAAGAGTGCCAGCTGGTGCTGCGTCACTTCTTCAATGACTCTGGTGTCTACTGCATCAACGTGTCAATGGCCAATGACGTCAGCTTAGCCGCCGCCAGTGCCAAAGTCAACGTCGACATGG GTTCAGGTCTGTCCTCTCCTGGCACTGTCGCCGCAGTGTTGGGTGTCCTGGTATTTGTTCTGGCTGTGGGAGTAGTGGCATATTCTTACAA GCGCTTTAAGTCCTACCGGCCTCTGAAGGAAGACATGATTGTGTCTTCGGGCCCTCAGCCCGGCCGGGCTCACAGCTGCTCGGCAGCCTCAATGTTCTGGAGTCTCCTGAAGAGACGTGGAGCTGTGGACgactgtcctctgctgcaggacaggCCGGTGTGA